Proteins from a single region of Candidatus Binatia bacterium:
- a CDS encoding DUF427 domain-containing protein, producing MNIKTVKVPNADHPITIEPSAGRVRVLAGGRVIADSRNALALRESDYPVVHYIPRSDVDMSLLARTENASHCPYKGDAGYYSILPGGDRSVNAVWTYEAPYDAVAAIKDHLAFYPDRVDAIELTT from the coding sequence ATGAACATAAAAACTGTTAAAGTTCCCAACGCCGATCATCCGATAACGATCGAGCCCAGTGCCGGACGCGTGCGCGTGCTGGCAGGCGGGAGGGTCATCGCCGATTCGCGCAACGCGCTGGCGCTGCGCGAAAGCGACTATCCGGTCGTGCACTACATTCCGCGTAGTGACGTCGACATGTCGCTACTGGCGCGCACCGAAAACGCGTCGCATTGTCCCTACAAGGGGGATGCCGGCTATTACAGCATCCTGCCCGGCGGCGACCGGTCAGTCAACGCGGTGTGGACCTATGAGGCGCCCTACGACGCGGTCGCCGCGATCAAGGACCACCTCGCCTTCTATCCCGATCGCGTCGACGCGATCGAGCTAACGACATGA
- a CDS encoding SDR family oxidoreductase, with the protein MCRLRRRHRSTCGGGTGRAPATPQEIADAIVYLTSDNASFVHGAVLPLDGGRTAV; encoded by the coding sequence ATATGCAGGCTTCGAAGGCGGCATCGCTCAACTTGCGGCGGCGGCACCGGCCGGGCCCCCGCAACGCCGCAGGAGATCGCCGATGCAATCGTCTATCTCACGTCCGACAATGCAAGTTTCGTGCATGGGGCGGTGCTCCCACTCGACGGCGGCAGAACGGCCGTCTGA
- a CDS encoding DUF4386 domain-containing protein, with amino-acid sequence MTRASYWGLTLRQAALIAGFAYLLDPVSYAEFTLYPKLVIPGHIEQTVANITGHGGTFVAMTLCYFVNFIEHIVIAWALYVLLAPVNGSLSLLAASPYLYPSANLD; translated from the coding sequence ATAACACGAGCTTCGTATTGGGGGCTAACGCTGCGCCAGGCCGCGCTAATCGCCGGCTTCGCTTACCTGTTGGATCCCGTCAGTTACGCGGAGTTTACGCTCTACCCCAAACTTGTCATTCCGGGGCATATCGAGCAGACGGTCGCGAACATCACGGGTCACGGCGGAACGTTCGTCGCGATGACCCTCTGTTATTTCGTCAACTTCATCGAGCATATCGTCATTGCGTGGGCACTCTACGTGCTGCTCGCGCCGGTCAACGGATCGCTTTCGCTCTTAGCCGCCTCACCGTACCTTTATCCCTCCGCAAACCTAGACTGA